The following coding sequences are from one Bacteroidales bacterium window:
- a CDS encoding molybdenum cofactor guanylyltransferase: MYYICFKMMACILSGGKALRLNGQTKSHIIVGEKPLLEWQLAVLRKYFEEIVIIGRITHPEARTFFDIIEGIGPMGGLYTALKVTKKSEVFIFPSDNPFLSGLFIETLIHLSQTKQQEAIIPLHYGYAEPLYGLYRISILPKIEKMLNEKRYAMHELLQKINAYYFEWNKDPEITFFNINYPEDIRKAQHICQKV, encoded by the coding sequence ATGTATTATATTTGCTTTAAGATGATGGCTTGTATTTTATCGGGAGGTAAAGCGTTGCGTCTTAACGGACAAACAAAGTCACATATTATTGTTGGCGAAAAACCATTGCTCGAGTGGCAATTAGCAGTTTTGCGAAAATATTTCGAAGAAATTGTCATTATTGGGAGAATAACACACCCTGAAGCTAGAACATTTTTCGATATCATTGAGGGCATTGGGCCCATGGGGGGCTTATATACTGCACTTAAGGTAACAAAGAAATCTGAGGTTTTTATTTTTCCCTCTGATAATCCCTTTCTCTCTGGTTTGTTCATAGAAACTTTAATCCACTTAAGCCAGACGAAGCAACAGGAAGCAATCATCCCATTACATTATGGATATGCAGAACCACTCTATGGACTATATCGAATCAGTATTTTGCCCAAGATTGAAAAGATGCTTAATGAAAAAAGATATGCTATGCATGAACTTCTTCAAAAAATAAATGCCTATTATTTTGAGTGGAATAAAGATCCTGAAATAACCTTTTTCAATATCAATTATCCAGAAGATATTCGAAAAGCCCAACATATATGCCAGAAAGTTTAA